A part of Prunus dulcis unplaced genomic scaffold, ALMONDv2, whole genome shotgun sequence genomic DNA contains:
- the LOC117613321 gene encoding probable rRNA-processing protein EBP2 homolog gives MGVSNKESRQFNEDSMEEDDLEDVSEPESEPESEDEEDVKLTEPSKKAIFNRDGLLDKLGDISWPENAGWVHKLSVDIDQEQQVDVNDDLTRELAFYTQALEGTRKAFEKLQSMGLPFLRPEDYYAEMVKTDSHMERVKSRLLVEKKKIEEADERRKARDAKKLSKEIQAQKLKERAKQKKEDIESVKKWRKQRQQSGFAGGDKGSELDLAFEDGKPFEKSSNKRPGVDPGDRSGGKARQGVKVGKKPKKRDIKDSKFGYGGRKGSKKQNMAETTNELRGFNKDSLSGNKKRKR, from the coding sequence ATGGGTGTATCCAATAAAGAGTCCAGACAGTTTAATGAGGATTCCATGGAAGAGGATGATTTGGAAGATGTGTCTGAGCCAGAATCCGAACCAGAATCTGAAGATGAGGAAGATGTGAAATTGACTGAACCATCAAAGAAAGCCATATTCAACAGAGATGGTCTCCTTGATAAACTTGGGGATATTAGCTGGCCGGAGAATGCTGGATGGGTGCACAAACTTTCTGTTGATATTGATCAAGAGCAACAGGTGGACGTGAATGATGACCTAACTCGGGAGCTCGCGTTTTATACCCAGGCTCTAGAGGGAACGAGAAAGGCATTCGAGAAGCTTCAGTCAATGGGGCTTCCTTTTCTCAGGCCTGAGGACTACTATGCGGAAATGGTGAAGACAGATTCCCACATGGAGAGAGTGAAGAGCCGGCTTTtggtggagaagaagaagattgagGAAGCCGATGAGAGAAGGAAAGCTAGAGATGCCAAGAAATTATCTAAAGAGATTCAGGCTCAGAAGTTGAAAGAGAGAGCTAAGCAGAAAAAGGAGGACATAGAGTCTGTGAAGAAGTGGAGGAAGCAGAGGCAGCAGAGTGGGTTTGCTGGGGGTGACAAAGGCAGTGAGTTGGATTTGGCATTCGAAGATGGGAAACCATTTGAGAAGTCAAGTAATAAGAGGCCAGGTGTAGATCCAGGAGATCGGTCGGGAGGGAAGGCAAGACAAGGTGTGAAGGTGGGGAAGAAACCGAAGAAGAGGGATATCAAGGATTCCAAGTTTGGATATGGAGGGAGGAAAGGTTCCAAGAAGCAAAATATGGCTGAAACCACCAATGAATTGAGAGGCTTCAATAAAGATTCTCTCTCAGGAAataagaaaaggaagaggtGA